From the Candidatus Saccharimonadaceae bacterium ML1 genome, one window contains:
- a CDS encoding DHH domain-containing protein: MFTEAKKIIDNATNIVVIQAENPDGDSVGSALALEEILGGLGKNASLYCPVAIPKYLRYIRGWDRVCAEFDTKADAAIIVDTSADILLSKVLETPGARHFLETHPVLVLDHHTTGSTLSFDHTIISQDVVATGELIYNLAQDAGWAINPQAAEDLLIAIMSDSLGLTTQSTHADSFTVAGELTRLGASNAAIEERRRDFMKKSPEILAYKGRLIERIEYLLDGKLALVHIPWEEIQAYSDQYNPSMLVLDEMRLVEGVEVACAIKTYPDGKLTGKLRCNTPVGEQIAGYFGGGGHPYAAGFRIYEAYEATVRELVDAADKALKEHHYAETV; the protein is encoded by the coding sequence ATGTTCACTGAAGCAAAAAAAATAATCGACAACGCAACGAACATCGTCGTCATTCAAGCGGAAAATCCTGATGGCGATAGCGTTGGCTCGGCGTTAGCACTGGAGGAGATTCTTGGCGGCCTCGGCAAGAATGCCAGCCTATATTGCCCAGTCGCTATCCCAAAATATCTGCGTTATATTCGCGGCTGGGATCGTGTCTGCGCAGAGTTTGATACGAAAGCTGACGCGGCGATCATCGTCGATACGAGCGCCGATATTTTGCTTAGCAAAGTACTTGAGACTCCAGGCGCGCGGCATTTTTTAGAGACGCACCCCGTGCTCGTACTTGATCATCATACGACTGGCAGTACGCTCAGCTTTGATCACACGATAATCAGCCAAGATGTTGTCGCAACAGGCGAGCTAATCTACAATTTGGCGCAGGACGCTGGTTGGGCAATCAACCCGCAAGCTGCCGAGGATTTACTGATCGCTATTATGAGCGATAGCCTGGGACTGACCACGCAGAGTACGCACGCCGATTCATTCACGGTTGCAGGCGAGCTGACGCGGCTTGGCGCAAGCAACGCGGCAATTGAAGAACGCCGGCGAGATTTTATGAAAAAGTCGCCGGAAATTTTGGCGTATAAGGGACGGCTAATTGAGCGGATCGAATATCTGCTGGACGGAAAACTAGCGCTCGTGCATATTCCGTGGGAAGAAATCCAAGCGTACAGCGACCAGTATAACCCGAGCATGCTTGTTCTCGACGAGATGCGGCTCGTAGAAGGCGTCGAAGTTGCGTGCGCGATCAAAACCTACCCGGACGGTAAGCTTACTGGAAAATTGCGCTGCAATACGCCCGTTGGCGAGCAGATCGCCGGCTACTTCGGCGGCGGCGGCCACCCATACGCCGCAGGATTTCGCATTTACGAGGCGTATGAAGCAACGGTGCGCGAACTCGTTGACGCGGCGGATAAAGCGCTAAAGGAGCATCACTATGCTGAAACTGTATAA
- a CDS encoding HAMP domain-containing histidine kinase encodes MKRLTLFPKTFLASISMLAAMIVIAHGLIYLLMPAVYLQQKQQTAEAQVADLSRQLRGQSADTMRQTARSFALRHNVTITLTIDGRDETFQGFQAVNIIAEQPIDASLVTIAGEQIDPASIIIKTTTVRGSAGMVGAKLLTDVESVNQAKAATLRILPYTMTASLLVALVFSYCYSRFITRPIRRMAKVTTAMQQLQPGAHYIGKGRDEIAVLGNNVNRLYDNLRRTIQSLERENAHITRLEKEKLAFLHAASHELKTPLASLRIMLENMQLGVTPAAERERQLAESLATVDRLAAMVQDTLRASQTAEQAVARQKTLRVDQLVERVIDDYRLLASARRLAFAVDLAPLKVRANPDMLRRVLSNVISNAVRYSDRGSAISIRIQHDALSITNQCKPLSTHECARAFEPFYRLRQGRGEANEVGSGIGLYTVKLLLDARGWSYQFTPVKDGMRFTIDFSLEYQDAAERRATRTNKS; translated from the coding sequence ATGAAGCGCCTGACGTTGTTTCCTAAAACATTCCTGGCGTCAATCAGCATGCTCGCAGCAATGATTGTCATAGCGCACGGGTTGATTTATTTACTAATGCCAGCAGTCTACTTGCAGCAAAAACAGCAGACAGCCGAAGCCCAGGTAGCCGATTTAAGCCGCCAACTGCGCGGACAATCAGCTGATACTATGCGACAAACTGCCCGTAGCTTTGCGCTACGTCATAACGTTACTATCACGCTGACGATTGACGGACGAGACGAAACGTTTCAGGGTTTTCAGGCAGTTAATATCATCGCCGAACAACCAATTGACGCAAGCCTCGTGACAATCGCCGGCGAACAGATTGATCCAGCGTCAATTATCATTAAAACGACGACGGTGCGCGGGTCGGCGGGCATGGTGGGTGCCAAGCTCCTCACCGACGTCGAGTCCGTTAATCAGGCGAAGGCGGCAACGCTGCGGATTTTGCCATATACAATGACAGCGTCGCTGCTTGTGGCGCTCGTCTTTTCTTATTGCTATAGCCGGTTCATCACGCGCCCGATCCGCCGCATGGCAAAGGTTACCACGGCGATGCAGCAGCTGCAGCCCGGCGCGCACTACATAGGTAAAGGCCGAGACGAAATCGCTGTGCTAGGGAACAACGTCAACCGGCTCTATGATAATTTGCGCCGCACTATTCAATCGCTGGAGCGCGAAAACGCGCATATTACGCGCCTCGAAAAAGAAAAATTAGCTTTTTTGCACGCCGCCTCGCACGAGCTCAAAACGCCGCTGGCGAGCTTGCGAATTATGCTCGAAAATATGCAGCTTGGCGTCACGCCGGCAGCAGAACGAGAGCGGCAGCTAGCTGAATCGCTCGCGACAGTCGACCGGCTGGCTGCTATGGTACAGGATACGCTGCGCGCCAGCCAAACCGCCGAGCAAGCAGTCGCGCGCCAAAAAACGTTGCGGGTTGACCAGCTCGTAGAACGCGTCATTGACGATTACCGATTGTTAGCGTCGGCGCGAAGACTCGCCTTTGCAGTAGACCTTGCACCACTTAAAGTCCGCGCTAATCCCGACATGCTTCGGCGCGTTTTATCAAACGTAATCTCGAACGCCGTGCGTTACAGCGACCGCGGCAGCGCAATTAGCATACGCATTCAGCACGACGCGCTTTCCATTACAAACCAGTGCAAGCCGCTCAGTACGCACGAGTGCGCCCGCGCATTTGAACCATTCTACCGCTTGCGGCAAGGCAGAGGAGAGGCGAATGAGGTTGGCAGCGGCATTGGCCTTTATACCGTTAAATTACTCCTCGACGCCCGCGGCTGGTCGTATCAATTTACGCCAGTCAAAGATGGCATGCGTTTTACAATTGACTTTAGCCTTGAATATCAAGATGCCGCCGAACGCCGCGCTACCCGCACCAACAAATCGTAA
- a CDS encoding Cation ATPase N domain-containing protein: MLMAFYTKSVKQTLDDLQTTSSGLSAIESKQRLRQYGPNSIKLRTEPLWRKLLEPFLSVFMAVLVVAIGISLWHRSYFDAAIIGAIILLNALIYYVQRFSTERILRSLQKRSTVKVEVLRKGKSVTVDAVNIVPGDVIVLDEGDKIPADARIIEARSFRVDESQLTGESLPISKQVETLGADRQIYEQSNMVFQGSFVIGGEARAVVVATGNNTEFGRLSDLSATSEEVNPVERKIDALITQIVIVISLIALVTMGLALWRGIAWDEALRFVIALSVSAVPENLPIAISIILVLAMQRMARRKALVRTMGSIESIGAITTIATDKTGTLTHNKLSVQELWHPRNQRKYTLQTLADAIVPHTRHSVADPLDTAFRSFIAKNPPANVRKPIKAYQFEHALALSGALYHNGTQYILTLKGAPEQMVERCDLAEGERERATVELHHLTGLGFRVIALGHATLKKPLESLEALSPRQHITFDGFVAIADTLRTEAKSAIATAQAAGITVRMITGDHFETAYHIGRELGLVHHRSEVFDSRQMSMMSDDDLAERLKTIRVCARVLPEYKHRILEILKQRDITAMTGDGVNDIPALTNAHVGVAMGSGAQIAKDAGDIILLNNNFQSIVSAIHEGRTVYANIKRMVTYLLSTNLGEVLVSLGSLIVGLPLPLTPVQILWINIVTDSAMVIPIGMEPGEARNMKQPPKPANAPLLSTFMISRIIIMALLMAVLVLTLYALFDHWHGADYARTVAFCALATVQWAGAFEARSDYESLFRRIKKRNTPFLVGLLVAVGLQLIAIASPFAPYLHVAPVTATDFAIVTTVAFVLPIIVLELHKWFGRTFLGKRPELN; the protein is encoded by the coding sequence ATGCTTATGGCTTTTTACACAAAATCAGTGAAACAGACGCTTGACGATCTCCAAACAACAAGCAGCGGACTATCGGCAATCGAATCAAAACAGCGGCTACGGCAATACGGGCCAAATTCAATTAAATTACGCACCGAGCCGCTCTGGCGCAAGCTGCTTGAACCATTTTTGTCGGTTTTTATGGCGGTACTTGTTGTAGCGATTGGTATTAGCCTATGGCATCGGTCGTATTTCGACGCGGCAATTATCGGCGCGATCATCTTGTTGAATGCGCTGATTTATTACGTACAGCGGTTTTCAACCGAGCGGATCTTACGCTCGCTGCAAAAGCGGTCCACAGTAAAGGTTGAGGTGCTGCGCAAGGGCAAGAGCGTTACGGTCGACGCCGTTAATATCGTGCCGGGCGACGTCATCGTGCTAGACGAAGGCGACAAAATCCCTGCCGACGCGCGCATTATTGAAGCGCGGTCGTTTCGCGTCGACGAATCCCAACTAACAGGCGAATCGCTGCCAATTTCGAAGCAGGTCGAAACGCTCGGCGCCGACCGGCAAATTTACGAACAATCAAACATGGTTTTCCAAGGTTCGTTCGTCATCGGCGGCGAAGCGCGCGCCGTCGTTGTAGCGACGGGCAACAACACTGAATTTGGGCGGCTGAGCGACTTATCGGCGACGAGCGAAGAAGTTAATCCAGTCGAAAGGAAAATCGACGCGCTTATCACGCAGATCGTTATCGTCATTAGCCTCATTGCGCTTGTCACAATGGGGCTAGCGCTGTGGCGCGGGATCGCGTGGGACGAAGCGCTGCGATTTGTGATCGCACTGAGCGTGAGCGCTGTGCCCGAAAACTTGCCGATCGCAATTTCAATTATCTTGGTTCTCGCCATGCAGCGAATGGCACGGCGCAAAGCATTAGTGCGCACGATGGGATCAATTGAATCAATCGGCGCAATCACAACCATTGCTACCGATAAAACTGGTACGCTTACGCACAATAAACTATCAGTACAAGAATTATGGCATCCGCGCAACCAGCGCAAATACACGCTGCAAACGCTAGCAGATGCAATCGTACCGCACACGCGACACAGCGTCGCCGATCCGCTTGATACGGCATTTCGCTCGTTTATCGCGAAAAATCCGCCGGCAAACGTTCGCAAACCAATAAAAGCTTACCAATTTGAACACGCTTTAGCGCTGAGCGGCGCGCTGTATCACAACGGCACGCAATACATTCTGACACTTAAAGGCGCGCCCGAGCAGATGGTTGAACGCTGCGATTTAGCAGAGGGCGAGCGCGAACGCGCCACTGTCGAGCTGCACCATCTGACGGGACTCGGATTCCGCGTCATTGCGCTCGGGCACGCAACGCTTAAGAAGCCGCTGGAATCACTTGAAGCACTATCGCCGCGTCAACATATCACGTTTGACGGATTCGTCGCGATCGCCGACACGCTCCGCACCGAAGCAAAAAGTGCTATTGCCACCGCGCAAGCTGCCGGCATTACTGTACGCATGATTACCGGCGACCATTTCGAAACGGCATATCATATTGGCAGGGAGCTAGGGCTCGTACATCATCGCAGCGAGGTGTTTGACAGCCGCCAAATGAGTATGATGTCCGACGACGACCTTGCTGAACGTCTCAAAACCATCCGTGTCTGCGCGCGCGTCCTGCCGGAATATAAGCACCGTATCTTAGAAATCCTCAAGCAGCGCGACATTACCGCCATGACGGGCGACGGCGTCAACGATATCCCCGCGCTCACGAACGCGCATGTCGGCGTCGCAATGGGCTCGGGCGCGCAAATCGCCAAAGACGCCGGCGACATCATTCTGCTCAATAATAACTTCCAGTCGATCGTATCGGCGATCCATGAAGGGCGCACCGTATATGCCAATATCAAACGCATGGTAACGTACTTATTGTCGACAAATCTAGGCGAGGTGCTCGTGTCGCTCGGATCGCTCATCGTTGGGTTGCCGCTGCCGCTCACGCCAGTACAGATCTTGTGGATAAACATTGTCACTGATAGCGCCATGGTTATTCCGATCGGTATGGAACCAGGCGAAGCACGCAACATGAAGCAACCGCCTAAACCCGCCAACGCGCCACTGCTCAGTACGTTTATGATTTCGCGGATTATCATCATGGCGCTCCTGATGGCAGTGCTTGTGCTGACACTCTACGCGCTGTTTGACCATTGGCATGGCGCCGACTATGCGCGCACAGTCGCATTTTGCGCGCTTGCAACAGTGCAGTGGGCAGGCGCGTTTGAGGCTCGCAGCGATTACGAGTCGCTCTTCCGGCGCATTAAAAAGCGCAATACGCCGTTCCTCGTCGGGTTGCTCGTCGCGGTCGGGCTGCAGCTCATCGCGATCGCAAGCCCATTCGCTCCCTACCTGCACGTTGCACCGGTTACTGCTACCGACTTCGCAATCGTAACAACGGTTGCATTCGTCCTGCCGATTATCGTATTAGAGCTACATAAGTGGTTCGGACGCACGTTCCTCGGCAAGCGCCCGGAGTTAAATTGA
- a CDS encoding AI-2E family transporter: protein MKVKIEIDTKTFIRFWLVVIGFGLAGLTIYLAQTALVILGTALFLALALNRPVARLAKLIPGKSRLGGTALAFTLLIVFLFCVVWFVVPPIVQQTAKFAESVPGIIDQASTQWHGVNRFIDEHSMREQVNSVLESIRTQASHWATDLSGSIIGSVGSLASFVTSLFLVIVLSFLMLLEGPEWMRRVWGLYDNQARMEHHKRLVGRIYNVITGYVAGQLTVSGIGSLVAGAFVFGISLFVPAIDANLVMPAILIVFVLSLIPMFGATIAGVLVTLLLAFNNVPAGIAYAVFFVVYQQIENNFISPAIQSKKVELSALMVLTAVTVGLYVAGVAGGFIAIPIAGTIKVFLDDYLERAKAKREESKHDKPVLGKLASKLKKAAPSE, encoded by the coding sequence ATGAAGGTAAAAATTGAAATTGACACAAAAACGTTTATTCGCTTTTGGCTTGTAGTAATTGGTTTTGGTCTAGCGGGGCTAACAATTTATTTAGCGCAGACAGCGCTGGTTATTTTGGGCACGGCGCTGTTTTTGGCGCTTGCGCTCAATCGTCCGGTGGCGCGGCTGGCGAAGCTCATCCCCGGCAAGAGCCGGCTGGGCGGCACGGCGCTCGCATTCACATTGCTCATCGTGTTTTTATTTTGCGTCGTGTGGTTTGTGGTGCCGCCAATCGTGCAGCAGACGGCGAAATTTGCCGAGTCGGTGCCTGGGATTATTGATCAGGCGAGCACGCAGTGGCACGGCGTCAACCGGTTCATTGATGAACATAGCATGCGCGAGCAAGTAAATTCAGTTTTGGAATCAATCAGAACGCAAGCATCCCACTGGGCGACTGATCTGAGCGGCAGTATTATCGGCAGCGTCGGCTCGCTGGCGTCGTTCGTGACATCGCTGTTTTTGGTCATTGTCTTGTCGTTTTTGATGCTGCTTGAGGGGCCGGAGTGGATGCGGCGCGTTTGGGGTTTGTATGATAACCAAGCGCGCATGGAACACCACAAACGGCTCGTTGGGCGCATTTATAATGTTATTACCGGCTATGTTGCCGGGCAGTTGACAGTTTCTGGTATTGGTTCATTGGTGGCAGGCGCATTTGTATTTGGTATTAGCCTATTTGTGCCGGCGATTGACGCAAATTTGGTTATGCCGGCGATTTTAATCGTGTTCGTACTGTCGCTGATTCCGATGTTCGGGGCGACGATTGCCGGCGTGCTCGTCACGTTGCTCTTGGCGTTTAATAATGTGCCGGCGGGAATTGCTTACGCGGTATTTTTCGTTGTATACCAGCAGATCGAGAACAACTTCATCTCGCCGGCGATTCAATCGAAGAAAGTCGAGTTATCGGCCTTGATGGTGCTGACGGCGGTGACGGTTGGCTTGTATGTTGCGGGTGTCGCCGGCGGTTTCATCGCTATTCCGATTGCCGGCACGATCAAAGTGTTCCTTGACGATTATCTTGAGCGCGCCAAAGCTAAGCGCGAAGAAAGCAAGCACGACAAGCCAGTGCTCGGCAAGCTGGCGAGCAAGCTTAAAAAAGCTGCGCCATCAGAATAA
- a CDS encoding SulP family inorganic anion transporter, with amino-acid sequence MRNRLPSVFRYKLQYLPYDIVAAIVVTAVTVPSALALAAIVGVPPVMGLYAAMIAPIVFGLLAHTRRLVVGPNSPTAILVASGAALVAAAGTAEYVNAVFVLGLIAGAILMLLGAARFGFLSDLISRPVMIGFLAGVGVQIVVTQLAALLGVKVAGHGEVWHYIGSIMSQASSINGMTVTVSILVIGTMIVFHRTRVPGELVGLVVAALFAMIFHVQDFGVAFAGELPRGLPRFALPHVDFDLVTVLLPTALSIVVVSLVQATTMIRNLASDHDEEVALNRDFVALGVSSIATSLFQGFLANATPSRTQAASNAGMRSQMTNILSGIMVGGLLLWGGSLFRYVPQAALAAIVCVIGFQLIRFRELHNLWMVRYEEFVVAMIALACTVLFGVQLGVLIAVTVSLMERLRRQYRPHDTILLRDGVLSDWAKERLGREQKIPRDVLVYGFDESLFFENVNYFVARLKRAIMRARHTVRYVVIDAGAIDDIDYTAIEELKRLYRELSEDGVAIAFAHMSPSLRAQFDIYGMTDIIGERNLYATLTKALAHPASPPAREMVLDLNLDPTQYIVVGGAVLDMLHLRDTHDVDIVVSNEIYEQFRAQKTWHEAVWTSGKRVLVRGQYTLMKTWMGWSLRQLQRDAERIEQIPCVSTERLIDAKRRIGRRKDISDITLLRSRRSKRRLQ; translated from the coding sequence ATGCGTAACAGATTGCCGAGCGTGTTCCGGTATAAGCTGCAGTATTTGCCGTACGATATAGTTGCGGCAATCGTAGTGACAGCAGTGACTGTGCCGAGTGCGTTAGCGCTTGCTGCGATTGTCGGCGTGCCGCCGGTAATGGGTTTGTATGCAGCGATGATCGCGCCGATTGTGTTTGGATTGTTGGCGCATACGCGGCGGCTGGTGGTTGGTCCGAACTCGCCGACGGCGATTTTAGTGGCATCTGGTGCGGCCTTGGTCGCGGCGGCGGGTACGGCTGAGTATGTGAACGCAGTGTTTGTGCTTGGGCTGATCGCCGGCGCGATACTGATGCTGCTTGGTGCGGCGCGGTTCGGGTTTTTGTCGGATTTGATTTCGCGCCCGGTAATGATTGGTTTTTTGGCGGGCGTAGGCGTGCAAATCGTTGTGACGCAATTAGCGGCGTTATTAGGCGTGAAAGTTGCGGGGCACGGCGAAGTATGGCATTATATCGGCTCAATTATGTCGCAAGCGTCGTCAATCAACGGCATGACGGTGACAGTATCAATCCTTGTCATTGGCACGATGATAGTGTTTCACCGCACGCGCGTGCCCGGCGAACTGGTTGGATTAGTCGTAGCGGCGTTATTTGCGATGATATTCCACGTACAGGATTTCGGCGTAGCGTTTGCGGGAGAATTACCGCGCGGACTGCCGCGATTTGCCCTGCCGCATGTTGATTTTGATTTGGTAACGGTATTGCTGCCGACAGCGCTGTCGATCGTTGTGGTATCGCTGGTGCAAGCCACAACGATGATTCGTAATCTAGCGAGCGATCACGATGAAGAGGTGGCGCTGAACCGCGATTTTGTGGCGCTTGGCGTGTCGTCGATTGCGACGTCATTGTTTCAGGGATTTTTGGCGAACGCGACGCCATCGCGCACGCAGGCGGCGAGCAACGCGGGTATGCGCTCGCAAATGACAAATATTCTGTCCGGCATTATGGTTGGCGGGCTGCTGCTGTGGGGCGGGTCGTTGTTCCGCTACGTGCCGCAGGCGGCGTTAGCCGCGATCGTGTGCGTCATTGGATTCCAGCTGATTCGATTTCGTGAACTGCATAATTTGTGGATGGTGCGCTACGAGGAATTTGTAGTTGCGATGATCGCGCTGGCGTGCACGGTGCTGTTCGGCGTGCAGCTCGGCGTACTGATCGCAGTAACGGTGTCGCTAATGGAGCGCTTGCGCCGGCAGTATCGTCCGCACGATACGATTTTGCTGCGCGACGGTGTACTATCGGATTGGGCGAAAGAGCGTCTTGGCCGCGAGCAAAAAATACCGCGCGACGTGTTGGTGTACGGATTCGACGAGTCGCTATTTTTCGAGAATGTGAATTATTTTGTAGCGCGGCTTAAGCGAGCGATTATGCGGGCACGCCACACGGTGCGCTACGTGGTGATTGATGCCGGTGCGATTGACGACATTGATTATACGGCGATTGAAGAGCTGAAACGGTTGTACCGCGAGCTGAGCGAAGATGGTGTTGCTATTGCTTTTGCGCATATGTCGCCGAGTCTGCGCGCGCAGTTCGACATTTATGGCATGACAGATATTATCGGCGAGCGGAATTTGTATGCGACGCTAACGAAAGCATTGGCTCATCCGGCGAGCCCGCCGGCGCGCGAAATGGTTTTAGATCTGAATCTTGATCCAACGCAGTATATAGTGGTCGGCGGCGCGGTGCTTGATATGCTGCATTTGCGCGATACGCATGACGTTGATATTGTCGTATCAAACGAGATTTACGAACAATTCCGCGCGCAAAAAACCTGGCACGAAGCCGTCTGGACAAGCGGCAAGCGCGTGCTCGTGCGCGGGCAGTATACGCTTATGAAGACGTGGATGGGCTGGTCATTGCGGCAATTGCAGCGCGATGCTGAGCGCATTGAGCAAATTCCTTGCGTCTCCACCGAGCGGCTTATTGACGCCAAGCGGCGGATTGGGCGGCGCAAAGATATTTCGGATATAACGCTATTGCGCTCGCGGCGATCAAAGCGGCGTTTGCAATAG
- a CDS encoding response regulator transcription factor codes for MTHDNPEVAHPTILLVEDEPALREGTGRFLRTRGYRVLTADDGQSALAQIQQADAIVLDIMLPDMTGLEVLEQLRQTSNVPVLIVTALGDEATQISSFNRLADDYVTKPFSLTVLDKRLQALLRRHPPLPKRWHYGKAEVDFAAYTSQYAGQGAALTPKEIQLLKLFVSHPGRVWSRQAILDTLWANDELPFDRVIDVYVKNLRKQLHLDCIVTVKGVGYRYEAPDVVS; via the coding sequence ATGACGCATGATAATCCAGAGGTAGCACACCCCACGATTCTACTGGTTGAAGATGAACCGGCATTGCGCGAAGGCACAGGGCGATTTTTGCGTACACGCGGCTACCGAGTGTTAACAGCAGACGACGGACAATCAGCGCTCGCCCAAATCCAGCAAGCCGACGCCATCGTACTTGATATTATGCTGCCAGACATGACGGGATTAGAAGTGCTTGAGCAATTACGCCAAACAAGCAACGTACCAGTCCTTATCGTAACCGCACTTGGCGACGAAGCCACCCAAATCAGCAGTTTTAATCGATTAGCGGACGATTATGTGACCAAACCGTTTTCGCTCACTGTTTTAGACAAACGCCTGCAAGCGCTATTACGCCGCCATCCGCCGCTGCCGAAACGCTGGCATTATGGCAAAGCAGAGGTTGATTTCGCAGCTTACACTAGCCAATATGCGGGGCAGGGCGCTGCCTTAACACCAAAAGAGATCCAATTACTAAAATTATTCGTTAGCCACCCTGGGCGCGTCTGGAGCCGGCAAGCGATACTAGATACGCTATGGGCAAACGACGAGTTGCCATTTGACCGCGTCATTGACGTATACGTTAAAAATCTACGCAAGCAACTGCACCTTGACTGCATCGTCACCGTAAAAGGAGTCGGCTACCGCTATGAAGCGCCTGACGTTGTTTCCTAA
- a CDS encoding cysteine--tRNA ligase — protein sequence MLKLYNTLTRRLDEFTPMSHDRVTLYTCGPTVYDYLHVGNWAAYVYWDTLVRVLKFNGYEVERVMNITDVGHLVSDADDGEDKLEKGARRDGKTAWEIAEHYTEAFVRGMHEFGLVPPEHMVRATDFIPQQLALVRTLKEKGYTYQTSDGIYFDTSKFPRYADFAQLDLAAQKAGARVEANSEKRQPWDFALWKFTEPGKRRDMEWETPEDLLDSHGRETPGAASGVASAIMGFPGWHLECSTMAMELLGQTIDIHTGGIDHIPVHHTNEIAQSEAASGVQFARYWLHCNHLKIDGGKISKSLGNGYTMTHLKERGFTAMDLRMFILQSHYQSEGNFSFDILTAARNRLKNWRDTACLRHQVHDRLDDDTKRNDAPQYLSPQAAIGAMREALNNNLNTPEALSIIDESFSSISQRPLGAIYRAGLVELLQAIDDMLGLQLLDSTPDISDDAKQLLVERRRARDDKNWARSDELRDQLKAMGIIVRDTAHDTIWTYA from the coding sequence ATGCTGAAACTGTATAATACCCTCACGCGCCGCCTCGACGAATTTACGCCGATGTCGCACGACCGAGTGACGCTCTACACCTGCGGACCAACGGTATACGACTATCTTCACGTCGGTAACTGGGCAGCCTACGTTTATTGGGATACGCTGGTGCGCGTACTGAAATTTAACGGATACGAGGTTGAGCGCGTGATGAATATCACCGACGTCGGGCATTTAGTAAGCGACGCCGATGACGGCGAAGACAAACTAGAGAAGGGGGCGCGGCGCGACGGCAAAACCGCTTGGGAAATTGCTGAGCACTACACCGAGGCATTCGTGCGTGGCATGCACGAGTTTGGGCTAGTTCCGCCAGAGCATATGGTACGCGCAACGGATTTCATTCCGCAGCAATTAGCGCTCGTCCGCACGCTGAAAGAGAAAGGCTACACGTATCAAACCAGCGACGGGATTTATTTTGACACGAGCAAGTTCCCGCGCTACGCAGATTTCGCACAATTAGATTTAGCGGCACAAAAAGCCGGCGCGCGCGTTGAGGCTAATAGCGAAAAACGCCAGCCATGGGATTTTGCGCTGTGGAAATTTACCGAGCCAGGCAAGCGCCGCGATATGGAGTGGGAAACACCAGAAGACTTGCTTGATTCGCACGGGCGCGAAACGCCCGGGGCGGCGAGTGGAGTGGCAAGCGCAATTATGGGCTTCCCAGGTTGGCATTTGGAGTGCAGCACCATGGCGATGGAGCTGCTTGGACAAACGATTGATATCCACACCGGCGGTATTGACCACATTCCCGTGCACCACACCAACGAGATTGCCCAAAGCGAAGCAGCGAGCGGCGTACAATTTGCGCGGTATTGGCTGCACTGCAATCACCTGAAAATTGACGGCGGCAAAATCAGCAAGTCGCTCGGCAACGGCTATACAATGACTCACCTAAAAGAGCGCGGCTTCACGGCGATGGATTTACGTATGTTTATTTTGCAAAGCCACTATCAAAGCGAAGGAAACTTCTCATTTGATATTCTAACAGCAGCACGCAACCGTTTGAAAAATTGGCGCGACACCGCTTGCCTGCGCCATCAAGTTCACGACCGTTTAGACGACGACACGAAACGCAATGACGCGCCGCAGTATTTATCGCCGCAGGCTGCAATTGGTGCAATGCGCGAAGCGCTCAACAATAACCTGAACACACCAGAAGCGCTTAGTATTATCGACGAATCGTTTTCGAGTATCAGCCAACGGCCGCTTGGCGCAATTTACCGCGCAGGGCTAGTGGAATTATTACAAGCAATTGACGATATGCTCGGGCTCCAGCTACTTGATTCAACGCCGGATATCAGCGACGACGCCAAGCAGCTGCTAGTGGAGCGCCGCCGCGCCCGCGACGATAAAAACTGGGCGCGCTCCGACGAGTTGCGCGACCAGCTCAAAGCAATGGGAATCATCGTACGTGACACAGCGCACGACACGATTTGGACATACGCATAA